The following coding sequences are from one Rhodobiaceae bacterium window:
- the pyrE gene encoding orotate phosphoribosyltransferase — MDEKRVLKEFSDAGALLDGHFVLSSGLHSSRYLQCARALMDAKRAARLCKALAKNVQDLITKPIDLVVSPAMGGVIVGYEMGRQLGVPAIFLERVDGEFTLRRGFDIPKGTRVLMVEDIVTTGLSSREAIAAIRAAGGSVVGAACLIDRSSGKAKIGVKLASLTQLSVPAYEADKLPPELAAIPAVKPGSRGLK; from the coding sequence ATGGACGAAAAACGGGTTTTGAAGGAATTTTCAGATGCTGGGGCCCTGTTGGACGGGCATTTCGTGCTGTCGTCCGGGCTCCATTCCAGCCGGTATCTGCAGTGCGCGCGGGCGTTGATGGACGCAAAGCGCGCTGCTCGGCTGTGCAAGGCTTTGGCGAAGAATGTTCAGGACCTCATTACCAAACCGATCGACCTTGTTGTTTCCCCGGCTATGGGTGGCGTCATTGTCGGATATGAAATGGGTCGACAGCTGGGTGTTCCAGCCATCTTCCTTGAACGCGTAGACGGTGAATTTACGCTTCGCCGTGGGTTTGACATCCCGAAGGGTACGCGTGTGCTGATGGTCGAAGATATTGTCACCACTGGACTTTCTTCCCGTGAAGCCATTGCGGCCATTCGGGCGGCTGGAGGGAGTGTTGTTGGAGCGGCCTGCCTGATCGACCGCTCCAGCGGGAAAGCAAAAATTGGGGTGAAGCTTGCCTCACTGACGCAGCTTTCGGTTCCAGCCTATGAGGCTGACAAATTGCCGCCAGAATTGGCAGCTATTCCTGCGGTGAAGCCGGGAAGTCGGGGGCTAAA